The following coding sequences lie in one Montipora foliosa isolate CH-2021 chromosome 11, ASM3666993v2, whole genome shotgun sequence genomic window:
- the LOC137977638 gene encoding collagen triple helix repeat-containing protein 1-like gives MSCGILRANHMFSTSSQASYKAVCWEKNNWRLNDDEHCMMTPLTITKCALMLLVLVLCSAKCTPHQTSPHGSWKQCVFKNLSDGRDNGLIKECLFYKASGNTGLRVFWNGDLRIHNCNSCCKRWYFTFNGAECSNPAAIDGVVYMHFGTGANMKNLHRVRQIDGVCENVQQGIVRVGFNVGNCAGYGNADAFTGWNSVSRIYVEEVLPPQP, from the exons ATGTCGTGTGGAATCCTACGAGCAAATCATATGTTCTCAACATCCTCACAAGCAAGTTACAAGGCAGTTTGTTgggaaaaaaacaattggaG GTTGAATGATGACGAACATTGCATGATGACACCGCTGACCATAACAAAGTGTGCACTGATGCTACTTGTGCTCGTTCTGTGCTCTGCGAAG TGCACTCCTCACCAGACGTCACCACATGGATCCTGGAAGCAGTGCGTTTTTAAGAACCTGAGTGATGGCAGGGATAATGGCTTGATCAAG GAATGTCTTTTCTACAAGGCCTCTGGCAATACTGGGCTCCGAGTCTTCTGGAATGGAGACCTTCGAATCCATAATTGTAATAGTTGCTGCAAACGATGGTATTTCACTTTCAATGGCGCAGAGTGCTCAAATCCCGCAGCCATTGATGGAGTCGTGTACATGCACTTTGGGACTGGAGCCAACATGAAGAATTTGCACCGTGTGCGGCAAATAGATGGAGTCTGTGAAAACGTCCAGCAGGGCATTGTGCGAGTGGGTTTCAATGTCGGTAATTGCGCTGGTTATGGAAACGCCGACGCGTTCACAGGCTGGAATTCAGTGTCCAGGATTTATGTGGAAGAAGTACTTCCACCACAGCCGTAA